A genomic stretch from Pecten maximus unplaced genomic scaffold, xPecMax1.1, whole genome shotgun sequence includes:
- the LOC117320440 gene encoding uncharacterized protein LOC117320440, with protein sequence MNIYRTVTQRTKKTEGQKVKASQNPSSYGNGDKTNIPTTSRSQRLHRTKFVGRRISHEWVEDEGHRKWYDGTVMGVESGKDGSPDAVYEVMYDGDEELYSIDHLHTDFQSASVKFIDLM encoded by the exons GACAGTCACACAAAGAACAAAAAAGACTGAAGGACAGAAAGTGAAAGCAAGTCAGAATCCATCATCTTATGGCAACGGTGATAAAACGAATATTCCTACAACTTCaag ATCTCAAAGACTGCACCGAACCAAATTTGTCGGGAGACGAATATCCCATGAATGGGTAGAAGATGAGGGACACCGTAAATGGTATGATGGGACTGTGATGGGTGTGGAATCTGGGAAGGATGGTAGCCCTGATGCTGTTTACGAAGTGATGTATGATGGAGATGAAGAGCTATACAGCATAGATCATCTGCATACAGATTTTCAGTCAGCATCTGTTAAATTTATAGACCTCATGTG